Proteins encoded in a region of the Patescibacteria group bacterium genome:
- a CDS encoding septum formation initiator family protein, with translation MRERRKNKFLPDLFFSKFFLIACVALFLAILFGLAQGTIKNYRVDSEITDLQKEIANLGRQNQEFSQLIDYFKSDSFIEQEAKLKMGLKKPGENLVVIPQAGDVSKSRENAETENLSNPMKWWLYFFKS, from the coding sequence ATGAGAGAAAGAAGAAAAAACAAATTCCTTCCGGATTTATTTTTCTCCAAATTTTTTCTAATTGCCTGCGTGGCTTTATTTCTGGCAATTTTATTTGGTTTGGCGCAGGGCACAATTAAAAATTATCGCGTGGATTCGGAAATCACCGATTTACAAAAAGAAATTGCCAATTTAGGCAGGCAGAATCAGGAATTTAGCCAGCTCATTGATTATTTTAAATCAGATAGTTTTATAGAACAGGAGGCAAAATTAAAAATGGGTCTTAAAAAACCAGGTGAAAATTTGGTGGTCATCCCGCAAGCCGGGGATGTTTCCAAATCAAGAGAAAATGCAGAGACTGAAAATTTGTCAAACCCAATGAAATGGTGGCTTTATTTTTTTAAATCATAA
- a CDS encoding septal ring lytic transglycosylase RlpA family protein, whose translation MTNKIQNSKLKLQTFRFCFILLFILAVIGLPVNSVFAVENPFGNEADNQPDLRQIQFIDSNVQPVVQPASDLAPEQNEVQVDGSNSANVIVLNPDAYKITAAEAKAGKKFKVFDNKFIFQIDKNTFSDKATLDLTEMILTPGSKMSPPLGFQMASKIYEYNLKTEPGVKFNEPFWFSIKYDSSDYFRKNLYYYDELKAEWVGLPSLIKNGESKIVSNFSLPYAKVAILEDISIMTEGTASWYKYKGCNCAASPDYPKGTKLKVTNIDNGKSVIVKVNDWGPDRSVHPTRVIDLDVVAFKQIAKKSAGLCKVKVEPAVK comes from the coding sequence ATGACAAATAAAATCCAAAATTCAAAACTCAAATTACAAACTTTCAGATTTTGTTTTATTTTGTTATTTATTTTAGCAGTAATTGGCTTGCCGGTCAATTCTGTTTTTGCTGTTGAAAATCCTTTCGGTAACGAAGCAGACAATCAGCCTGATTTAAGACAAATTCAGTTTATTGATTCTAATGTCCAGCCAGTTGTTCAACCTGCTAGTGATTTAGCGCCAGAACAAAACGAAGTTCAGGTTGATGGCTCAAATAGCGCAAACGTGATTGTTCTAAATCCTGATGCTTATAAAATTACCGCTGCTGAGGCAAAAGCCGGCAAAAAATTCAAAGTTTTTGATAATAAATTCATTTTTCAAATTGATAAAAATACTTTTTCTGACAAAGCGACTTTGGATTTGACTGAAATGATTTTAACTCCAGGCAGTAAAATGAGTCCGCCTTTGGGTTTTCAAATGGCCAGTAAAATTTACGAGTATAATTTAAAAACCGAACCTGGAGTAAAATTTAACGAGCCGTTTTGGTTTTCTATTAAATATGACAGCAGCGATTATTTTCGTAAAAATCTTTATTATTATGATGAATTGAAAGCAGAATGGGTTGGCTTGCCTTCTCTTATTAAAAATGGGGAGAGCAAAATAGTTTCTAATTTTTCTTTGCCTTATGCTAAAGTTGCAATTTTAGAAGATATCAGCATTATGACCGAAGGCACTGCTTCCTGGTACAAATATAAAGGCTGTAATTGCGCAGCTTCTCCCGATTATCCCAAAGGCACAAAATTAAAAGTTACTAATATAGATAATGGCAAATCAGTCATTGTTAAAGTAAATGACTGGGGACCGGATCGTTCTGTCCATCCTACCCGGGTCATTGATTTAGATGTCGTGGCTTTTAAACAAATTGCCAAAAAATCAGCTGGACTGTGCAAAGTTAAAGTTGAACCTGCAGTCAAATAA
- a CDS encoding pyrimidine/purine nucleoside phosphorylase: MEIKHNTYFDGQVQSLGFTTFLGKKATIGVVLPGKYDFGIAKAPESITVIHNKITINGTEYRAISSQDCDIKVGDPIIFEATEPATYICYYDK, translated from the coding sequence ATGGAAATCAAACACAATACTTACTTTGATGGACAAGTCCAATCGCTGGGCTTTACCACTTTCTTGGGTAAAAAAGCAACAATTGGTGTTGTTCTTCCCGGTAAATACGATTTTGGTATCGCCAAAGCCCCTGAAAGTATTACCGTTATTCACAACAAAATCACAATCAATGGCACTGAATATCGCGCCATTTCATCCCAGGACTGTGATATCAAAGTCGGCGATCCCATCATCTTCGAAGCAACAGAACCAGCCACATATATCTGCTATTACGACAAGTAA
- a CDS encoding peptidylprolyl isomerase: MKFKFLDKARKIKWNSKFRNIFIAGILILAVLLIAAAGVLSWGIYKLAWQGPFIEQILSIIPLPAAKVNGAYITYPEFLQNLKPAIKFYTKQKEAGFGNIPTPEQLKKIVLEDRLVVNILVKQIAKRYNITVSPAEIEAKTQEIIQNKGSQAEVEKFLQDYYGLSLEEYKKIFIVPNLYYDQTSGAVIDDENINGAAKNKIQEALSKLRDGEAFEEAAKTYSEDPLATNNASQENFLRGELPKDIEDQLFAMSAGEFTDVLTLPNSYAILKLEQKDEDKGVLTVRKIIVKIKILDDLIQAEKQKSKIEIYAY; this comes from the coding sequence ATGAAGTTTAAATTTTTAGACAAAGCTCGAAAAATAAAATGGAATTCAAAATTTAGAAATATTTTTATTGCCGGAATATTGATTCTGGCAGTGCTTTTAATCGCAGCCGCTGGAGTTTTAAGCTGGGGGATTTATAAGCTGGCTTGGCAGGGCCCATTTATTGAACAGATTTTATCTATTATTCCTTTGCCGGCAGCCAAGGTGAATGGCGCTTATATAACTTATCCGGAATTTTTGCAGAATTTAAAACCTGCGATTAAATTTTACACCAAGCAAAAAGAAGCAGGCTTTGGCAATATTCCTACGCCTGAGCAACTTAAAAAAATCGTATTGGAAGATCGTTTGGTCGTTAATATCTTAGTTAAACAAATTGCTAAGCGCTACAATATCACTGTTAGCCCTGCAGAGATTGAGGCTAAAACTCAGGAAATAATCCAAAATAAAGGCAGCCAGGCTGAAGTGGAGAAGTTTTTGCAAGATTATTATGGATTGAGCTTGGAAGAATATAAGAAAATTTTTATCGTGCCTAATTTATATTATGATCAGACAAGCGGGGCTGTAATTGATGATGAAAATATCAATGGAGCGGCCAAAAATAAAATTCAGGAAGCTTTGAGCAAATTAAGGGATGGGGAAGCTTTTGAAGAAGCCGCCAAGACTTATAGCGAAGATCCGCTGGCAACCAATAATGCTTCCCAGGAGAATTTTTTAAGAGGAGAACTGCCAAAAGATATAGAGGATCAGCTTTTTGCCATGTCAGCGGGCGAGTTCACGGATGTATTAACTTTGCCAAACAGCTATGCGATTTTAAAATTAGAGCAAAAAGATGAGGATAAAGGAGTTTTAACAGTGAGAAAAATTATTGTGAAAATAAAAATCCTGGATGATTTAATCCAGGCAGAAAAGCAAAAATCAAAGATTGAGATTTATGCTTATTGA
- a CDS encoding nicotinamide mononucleotide transporter, which yields MQYLNWENISQIAICIFGILAIILISRKNKWGFVCGLASQPFWYITTYHNHQWGIMLMNVVYTGSWIYGIYQWFYKKP from the coding sequence ATGCAATATCTTAATTGGGAAAATATAAGCCAAATAGCCATCTGTATCTTTGGCATCTTGGCAATAATTCTCATTTCCCGAAAAAACAAGTGGGGTTTTGTTTGCGGTTTAGCCTCGCAACCCTTCTGGTACATAACCACGTATCATAATCATCAATGGGGCATAATGTTAATGAATGTGGTTTACACTGGCAGCTGGATTTACGGTATTTACCAATGGTTTTACAAAAAACCATAA
- a CDS encoding UDP-N-acetylmuramoyl-L-alanyl-D-glutamate--2,6-diaminopimelate ligase codes for MKALLKKLIPRNLILKFHKAEAVMANYRYGFPSNELIVIGVTGTNGKSTTCNLIAKILEESGAKVGLMTTVNFKIAGQEWLNDTHMTMQGRVTLQKMLWQMVKAGCQYAIIETSSEGIMQHRNWGINYDVAVFTNLTPEHIEAHGSFENYKKAKGTLFANLFKFRRKKINGQLIPKTSVVNLDDEHWQYYFDFSADKKYLYAINHQGKLPEAEVLRAGDISLKMDGTFFRIGLDDIQTNLIGNFNVYNCLAAICVARNFGISMEQCKQALVKVTGVPGRMEAINEGQNFNVLIDYAHDPASFAIIFETIKFFPKKRIIHVFGSAGGVRDHVKRPVLGKLSGQHADVTIITDEDSYDEPTEKILNEIAAGAIEAGKIANENLFKIPDRREAIKFACQMAQAGDLVLITGKGTEQSIKSNGQEMPWDDRYVTREVLKEILG; via the coding sequence ATGAAAGCATTACTCAAAAAATTAATACCAAGAAATTTAATTCTGAAATTCCATAAAGCGGAAGCTGTTATGGCTAATTATCGTTATGGCTTTCCATCCAACGAATTGATTGTGATTGGCGTAACCGGCACCAATGGCAAATCAACAACTTGCAATTTAATTGCCAAGATCTTGGAAGAAAGCGGGGCCAAAGTCGGCTTAATGACCACGGTTAATTTTAAAATTGCCGGCCAGGAATGGTTAAATGATACGCACATGACCATGCAGGGCAGAGTTACTTTGCAAAAAATGCTGTGGCAAATGGTTAAAGCCGGCTGTCAGTATGCAATCATAGAAACTTCGTCTGAGGGAATTATGCAGCACAGAAATTGGGGGATTAATTATGATGTGGCCGTCTTTACCAATTTAACTCCGGAGCATATAGAAGCCCATGGCTCGTTTGAAAATTATAAAAAAGCTAAAGGAACATTATTCGCCAATTTATTTAAATTTCGCCGTAAGAAAATTAATGGCCAGCTAATCCCCAAAACTTCAGTGGTTAATTTAGATGACGAACATTGGCAGTATTATTTTGATTTCTCAGCTGATAAAAAATACCTTTATGCCATTAACCACCAGGGTAAATTACCAGAGGCAGAAGTGCTGAGGGCAGGGGATATTTCCTTAAAAATGGATGGCACATTTTTCAGAATCGGGCTTGATGATATACAGACCAATTTAATCGGTAATTTTAATGTTTATAATTGTTTAGCTGCGATTTGCGTAGCGCGTAATTTTGGCATCTCAATGGAGCAATGTAAACAAGCCTTGGTTAAAGTGACCGGCGTGCCTGGCAGAATGGAAGCCATTAATGAAGGCCAGAATTTCAATGTTTTAATTGATTACGCGCATGATCCGGCATCTTTTGCCATTATTTTTGAAACAATAAAATTTTTTCCTAAAAAAAGAATTATTCATGTCTTTGGTTCAGCCGGCGGCGTGCGCGATCATGTTAAACGTCCGGTTTTGGGCAAACTTTCTGGACAGCATGCTGACGTGACAATTATTACTGATGAGGATTCTTATGATGAACCGACAGAGAAGATTTTAAATGAAATTGCAGCTGGTGCGATTGAGGCAGGGAAAATTGCCAATGAAAATTTATTTAAAATTCCTGATCGCCGCGAGGCCATAAAATTTGCCTGCCAGATGGCACAAGCAGGGGATTTGGTTTTGATTACTGGCAAGGGCACTGAACAAAGCATTAAATCAAATGGGCAGGAAATGCCATGGGATGATCGGTATGTAACGAGGGAGGTTTTGAAAGAAATTCTTGGTTAA
- the ftsE gene encoding cell division ATP-binding protein FtsE: protein MINFKKVSKIYYPKSVALKDICLQIMPKEFISIVGQSGAGKSTLIKILTAQEKPEQGRVIVGGWDITDIGQKDIPILRRQIGVVYQDFKLLPKKTVFENVAFALEVCGISSNKICNIIPQVLKIVGLKDKTDRYPHQLSGGEIQRAAIARALVHRPKILLADEPTGNLDSLNTKDIIDLLLKINEFGTTVMLVTHNKDVVNRIKKRVVLLDAGQVISDQEEGKYVL from the coding sequence ATGATAAATTTTAAAAAAGTCAGTAAAATATATTATCCCAAGTCAGTGGCTTTAAAGGATATATGCCTGCAGATTATGCCCAAAGAATTTATTTCCATTGTTGGCCAGAGCGGGGCAGGCAAAAGCACGCTGATTAAAATTTTGACTGCCCAGGAAAAGCCCGAGCAAGGCAGAGTGATTGTCGGCGGCTGGGATATTACGGACATTGGGCAGAAAGATATTCCTATCTTAAGGCGGCAAATCGGCGTAGTTTATCAGGATTTTAAATTATTGCCGAAAAAAACTGTGTTTGAAAATGTGGCTTTTGCCTTGGAGGTATGCGGCATTAGCTCTAATAAAATCTGCAATATTATACCTCAGGTTTTAAAAATCGTGGGTTTAAAAGATAAGACTGACCGTTATCCTCACCAGCTATCCGGGGGAGAGATACAGCGTGCGGCTATTGCCCGCGCCTTGGTGCATCGCCCCAAGATTTTGCTGGCAGATGAGCCCACGGGCAATTTGGACAGCTTGAACACCAAAGATATTATTGATTTGCTTTTAAAAATAAATGAATTCGGCACCACTGTAATGCTGGTGACCCACAATAAGGACGTGGTAAATCGCATTAAAAAAAGAGTGGTGCTTCTGGACGCAGGGCAGGTGATTAGTGATCAGGAAGAAGGGAAGTACGTGTTGTAA
- a CDS encoding permease-like cell division protein FtsX gives MLTSTFRVIKFSFQDFFRNFWLSFVTLTILILALFSINMLIIFNITAKTAIASIENKIDISLYFKPTVSEDQVMNVQKYLQGLSQVKEVIYISQVQALENFKIKHEDNPKIIESLAEIEKNPLGASLVIKANSTADYPVILDSLKDPQYNNMIESKDFDDHKLVIDRISGITRKVNYGVFIIAAIFTLISILIIFNAIRMAIYTHREEIAAMKLVGATNWFVRAPYLLQGVIFSVLAVLITIIIIYPLLGFIQPYLATVLESDFNLVSYFNQNFAFIFGLELLGAIVLNLISSYWAVNRYVKV, from the coding sequence ATGCTGACTTCTACATTTAGAGTAATCAAGTTTTCTTTCCAGGATTTTTTTAGGAATTTCTGGCTGTCTTTTGTGACTCTGACAATTTTAATCTTGGCTTTGTTTTCCATAAACATGCTGATTATTTTCAATATCACAGCTAAAACTGCCATCGCCTCAATTGAAAATAAAATTGATATCAGCCTTTACTTTAAGCCTACGGTTTCTGAGGATCAGGTGATGAACGTGCAAAAATATTTGCAGGGCTTAAGCCAGGTCAAGGAAGTCATTTATATTTCTCAGGTTCAAGCTTTGGAGAACTTTAAGATAAAACATGAGGATAATCCTAAGATTATAGAATCTTTAGCTGAAATTGAAAAAAATCCTCTGGGTGCCAGCCTGGTGATTAAAGCCAATTCTACGGCTGATTATCCCGTGATTTTAGACAGTTTAAAAGATCCGCAATATAACAATATGATTGAGAGCAAGGATTTTGATGACCATAAGCTGGTGATAGACAGAATTTCTGGCATTACCCGCAAGGTTAATTATGGCGTTTTTATCATTGCCGCCATCTTTACTTTGATTTCTATTTTGATAATTTTTAATGCCATCAGAATGGCGATTTATACTCACCGTGAGGAAATAGCGGCCATGAAGCTGGTGGGCGCAACCAACTGGTTTGTGCGCGCGCCTTATTTATTGCAGGGAGTAATTTTTTCCGTCTTAGCTGTTTTAATTACAATCATTATAATTTATCCGCTTTTGGGTTTTATCCAGCCATATTTAGCCACGGTTTTGGAGAGCGATTTTAATCTGGTCAGTTATTTTAACCAAAATTTTGCTTTTATTTTTGGCTTAGAACTTTTGGGTGCCATTGTTTTAAATCTGATCAGCAGCTATTGGGCGGTTAATAGGTATGTGAAAGTTTAA
- a CDS encoding DUF4428 domain-containing protein, whose amino-acid sequence MAPEKEKKCIICGETEGELRKIFEEKDTYICPGCLQKLSDFLKTYTDK is encoded by the coding sequence ATGGCCCCTGAGAAAGAAAAAAAATGCATTATCTGCGGTGAAACCGAGGGCGAATTGCGCAAGATTTTTGAAGAAAAAGACACGTATATTTGCCCTGGCTGCCTGCAGAAACTTAGCGACTTTTTAAAAACATATACAGATAAATAG
- a CDS encoding HAD-IC family P-type ATPase, translated as MHQGLSSKKVKILQRKYGLNLILAKEKPSWLIILWSQVKSPLTYILVLVGLISIILGEYINAILVLVVTALNVLIGFFQEYNAQKTLVALKTYLKPLAIVMRDNKRQEIEAKYLVPGDIVILNTGDKVPADGKLLECQNLLVSEAILTGEAEAVEKKLSPDSSRLFMGTSVLLGHGIMRVEKIGTETEIGKIGQSLAEIKEAKTPIQIKLENFSKSLAKLILVICFFILVLGLSYGENFLKMLEVAIVLSVSAIPEALPIAITVIMALGMRRVLQRHGLVKKLISIETLGSTSIICTDKTGTLTEGNMRIIKADLADKKLATLGLILTNNQKSNVEVGLWEYAKQNSKQDPVQILEKYPRLEEEIFDPAKKYSLTINNIEDKRYAFILGAPDIIINFCALGEQERKEHLKQIETWADEGLKIIALIYKEENDLQDKKDFIWLGLFGIADPIRKEAREMISIAHKAGIEVKIVTGDYRLTAERVAKNLGFKITGNSVLEGRELEVLTGHNLIKAVKNAVVFTRVTPLQKLKIVSILQQEGEIVAMTGDGVNDAPALKKANIGVVVGSATEVAKETADLILLDNNFKTIVAAIEEGRLIIANIKKVVGYVLSNSFAAITLIFSAMLLNLPAPLTVVQILWINLICDGPPDLVLGFEPKERGLMLEKPKDLNKENILSKYMKFLIFAVSLTIGLMALGVFIYYYKTANNLLLARTITFAAFSLVSLVYLFSFKNLKKFVLASENLFTNPYLYLSVLYGLILIFASVYLPSLNKALGTVPLAVQHWFWVILIALAATAWVEIVKYFSKKKI; from the coding sequence ATGCATCAAGGATTAAGCAGCAAAAAAGTTAAAATATTACAAAGGAAATACGGCTTAAATTTAATTTTAGCCAAGGAGAAACCGTCTTGGCTGATTATTTTATGGTCGCAAGTAAAAAGTCCTTTAACTTATATTTTAGTCCTGGTTGGCTTAATTTCCATAATTTTGGGTGAATATATCAATGCTATCCTTGTTTTGGTTGTTACTGCGTTAAATGTATTGATTGGTTTTTTTCAGGAATATAATGCCCAAAAAACTTTGGTGGCTTTGAAAACATATTTAAAACCTTTAGCCATAGTAATGCGCGACAATAAGCGCCAAGAAATAGAGGCTAAATATTTAGTGCCTGGCGATATTGTGATTTTAAATACTGGTGATAAAGTGCCAGCTGATGGCAAATTGCTGGAATGCCAAAATCTTTTGGTTAGCGAAGCGATTTTGACCGGCGAGGCAGAAGCAGTTGAAAAAAAATTAAGTCCTGACAGCAGCCGGCTTTTTATGGGCACCAGCGTTTTGCTTGGCCATGGCATAATGCGAGTGGAGAAAATAGGGACTGAAACTGAAATTGGAAAAATTGGGCAGTCGCTTGCTGAGATCAAAGAAGCTAAAACTCCGATTCAAATTAAATTGGAGAATTTTTCTAAATCATTGGCAAAATTAATTTTAGTTATTTGTTTTTTTATTTTAGTTTTAGGTTTGTCTTACGGAGAGAATTTTTTAAAAATGTTAGAGGTGGCAATTGTTTTGTCAGTATCTGCCATCCCTGAAGCCTTGCCAATTGCTATTACAGTAATCATGGCTTTGGGTATGAGAAGAGTTTTGCAACGTCATGGTTTAGTTAAAAAATTAATTTCCATTGAAACTTTGGGCTCAACTTCTATTATTTGTACTGATAAAACAGGCACTTTGACAGAGGGGAACATGAGAATAATTAAAGCCGATTTAGCAGATAAAAAATTGGCGACTTTAGGTTTGATTTTAACAAATAACCAAAAAAGCAATGTGGAAGTAGGATTGTGGGAATATGCAAAACAAAATAGCAAGCAAGATCCGGTTCAAATTTTGGAAAAATATCCGCGCCTGGAAGAAGAAATTTTTGATCCGGCTAAGAAATATTCCCTGACTATAAATAATATTGAGGATAAGCGCTATGCATTTATTTTGGGCGCGCCAGACATTATTATTAATTTTTGCGCTTTAGGCGAACAAGAACGGAAAGAGCATTTGAAGCAAATTGAAACCTGGGCAGATGAAGGCTTGAAAATTATTGCCTTGATTTACAAAGAAGAAAATGATTTGCAAGACAAAAAAGATTTTATCTGGCTTGGTTTGTTTGGGATCGCAGATCCAATCCGCAAAGAAGCCAGGGAAATGATAAGCATTGCCCATAAGGCCGGAATTGAAGTTAAAATTGTGACCGGGGATTACCGCCTGACAGCTGAAAGAGTGGCTAAAAATTTAGGCTTTAAAATAACCGGTAATAGTGTGCTTGAAGGCCGAGAATTGGAAGTTTTAACTGGCCATAATTTAATTAAGGCAGTTAAAAATGCAGTTGTTTTTACCAGGGTTACGCCTTTGCAAAAATTAAAAATTGTTTCAATCTTACAGCAGGAAGGGGAGATTGTAGCCATGACTGGAGATGGCGTTAATGATGCGCCAGCTTTAAAAAAAGCCAATATTGGCGTGGTAGTTGGCAGCGCCACAGAAGTCGCCAAAGAAACAGCGGATCTAATTTTGCTGGATAATAATTTTAAAACTATTGTCGCTGCAATTGAAGAAGGCCGTTTGATTATCGCTAATATAAAAAAGGTCGTCGGTTATGTCCTATCCAATTCTTTTGCCGCTATAACTCTTATTTTTTCAGCCATGCTTTTAAATTTACCGGCGCCTTTAACTGTTGTCCAGATTTTATGGATAAATTTAATCTGTGATGGCCCGCCTGATTTAGTTCTGGGATTTGAACCAAAAGAAAGGGGCTTAATGCTGGAAAAACCTAAAGATTTGAACAAGGAAAATATTTTGAGTAAATATATGAAGTTTTTAATTTTTGCAGTCAGCTTGACAATTGGTTTAATGGCGTTAGGTGTTTTTATCTATTATTATAAAACAGCCAATAATTTACTTTTGGCGCGAACAATAACTTTTGCCGCTTTTTCTTTGGTTAGCTTGGTTTACTTGTTTTCCTTTAAAAATTTAAAGAAATTTGTTTTGGCCAGTGAAAATTTATTTACCAACCCTTATCTTTACCTCTCGGTATTATATGGCTTAATTTTAATTTTTGCCTCAGTTTATCTGCCCAGTTTAAACAAAGCTTTGGGCACGGTTCCTTTAGCAGTCCAACATTGGTTTTGGGTAATTTTAATCGCTTTGGCTGCCACAGCCTGGGTGGAAATAGTTAAATATTTTAGCAAAAAGAAAATATAA
- the thiI gene encoding tRNA uracil 4-sulfurtransferase ThiI translates to MDGYIIIHYGEIALKGGNRSFFENKLIANIKLALADLGELWLKQVAGRIIVKIEEDYDLNLIKAQLQKVFGIEYFAFAWNSSQDLKELEKDLLSLIKTKKFKTFRITSRRTNKEFPLDSQKLSGELGAMVVKKLKKKVDLENFDLNCYVDIVENFAFLYFERFECRGGLPVGVSDKLLCLISGGIDSPVAANLMQKRGAPIVYIHFDSYPSTPKENQEKVKDLVKVLNDYQFESKLYIVPFLEIQKEILQKAPEDYRVIFYRRMMLRIAKKIAFKENVLALVTGESLGQVASQTVENIRAISEAIDLPILRPLIGFNKEEIIEIAAKIGTYELSIQPFGDCCSLYVPKHPVTRADLNLILDTEKDWGFGKLLEEVVSKAEIIKF, encoded by the coding sequence ATGGACGGGTATATTATTATTCACTATGGGGAAATTGCGTTAAAGGGCGGGAACCGCAGTTTTTTTGAAAATAAACTAATTGCCAATATCAAACTGGCTTTAGCTGATTTGGGCGAACTTTGGCTAAAACAAGTTGCTGGCAGGATTATTGTTAAAATTGAGGAAGATTATGATTTAAACTTGATCAAAGCCCAGTTGCAAAAGGTTTTTGGTATTGAGTATTTTGCCTTTGCCTGGAATTCATCCCAGGATTTGAAAGAGCTGGAAAAAGATTTGCTTTCTTTGATAAAAACAAAAAAATTTAAAACTTTTAGAATTACTTCGCGAAGAACTAATAAAGAGTTTCCTTTGGATTCTCAAAAGTTAAGCGGGGAATTGGGCGCTATGGTAGTTAAGAAATTAAAGAAAAAAGTTGATTTGGAAAATTTTGATTTGAATTGTTATGTTGATATAGTGGAAAATTTTGCATTTTTATATTTTGAAAGATTTGAATGCCGGGGCGGGTTGCCTGTTGGCGTGTCTGATAAATTGCTGTGTTTAATTTCTGGCGGCATTGATTCGCCAGTGGCTGCTAATTTAATGCAAAAAAGGGGAGCGCCCATTGTTTATATCCATTTTGATTCCTATCCTTCCACGCCCAAAGAAAATCAGGAAAAGGTTAAGGACTTGGTTAAGGTCTTAAACGATTATCAGTTTGAATCTAAATTATATATAGTACCATTTTTGGAAATTCAAAAAGAAATTTTACAAAAAGCGCCAGAAGATTATCGCGTAATTTTTTATCGCCGGATGATGTTAAGAATTGCTAAAAAAATTGCGTTCAAAGAAAATGTTTTGGCTTTAGTTACGGGTGAAAGCTTGGGTCAGGTGGCTTCGCAAACTGTTGAGAATATTCGCGCGATTTCTGAAGCAATTGATTTGCCGATTTTAAGGCCCTTGATCGGTTTTAATAAGGAAGAAATAATTGAAATCGCGGCCAAGATAGGGACTTATGAACTTTCAATCCAACCTTTTGGAGATTGCTGTTCACTTTATGTCCCTAAACATCCGGTTACCCGCGCGGATTTAAATTTAATTTTGGATACTGAAAAGGACTGGGGATTTGGGAAATTACTAGAGGAGGTAGTTAGTAAAGCGGAGATTATTAAATTTTAA
- a CDS encoding PH domain-containing protein, translating into MSDKYFAKKISLRPDEELVVVLHHHLVTYAKQVLITAILILGAFFLMFELFSWGSAGVALFLAILGTGIFYGGREFFIWYNNVFIVTTGRLIDIDQKGFWHKTVSEIGYDKILDISYSVKGFIQTIFQLGIIKIQATGAALVLQNLKEPAKINQLLADLIKEQTGKKIEIKEVTGINNKHKEQLTDNWLNQEELEEYEDYNLPELLEEYKETLGELSLKKLLVDELSKYDEDEEFEEEIEPADAKKQVNKDEDEIIGNFTKKRL; encoded by the coding sequence ATGTCTGACAAATATTTTGCCAAAAAAATAAGTTTGCGGCCAGATGAAGAACTGGTGGTTGTTTTACATCATCATCTGGTGACCTATGCCAAACAAGTTTTGATCACCGCAATTTTAATTTTAGGCGCATTTTTTTTAATGTTTGAGCTTTTTAGCTGGGGTTCAGCGGGAGTAGCCTTATTTTTGGCCATATTGGGTACGGGCATATTTTACGGAGGTAGAGAATTTTTTATCTGGTATAATAATGTTTTTATTGTAACTACCGGCCGGCTGATTGATATTGACCAAAAGGGTTTTTGGCATAAGACAGTTTCAGAAATTGGCTATGACAAAATTTTGGATATTTCTTATTCGGTCAAAGGATTTATCCAGACTATTTTCCAATTAGGCATTATTAAAATTCAGGCGACAGGCGCGGCTTTGGTTTTACAAAACCTCAAAGAACCGGCCAAAATCAACCAGCTTTTGGCTGATCTGATAAAAGAGCAGACTGGCAAAAAAATTGAGATTAAAGAAGTAACGGGTATTAATAATAAGCATAAAGAGCAATTAACAGACAACTGGCTTAATCAGGAAGAATTGGAAGAATATGAGGATTACAATTTGCCAGAATTGCTTGAAGAATATAAAGAAACATTGGGTGAATTAAGCCTGAAAAAATTATTGGTTGATGAGCTCTCAAAGTATGATGAAGATGAGGAGTTTGAAGAGGAAATTGAGCCCGCAGATGCTAAAAAACAAGTAAATAAAGATGAAGACGAAATTATTGGAAATTTTACGAAAAAAAGGCTATAA